From one Brachypodium distachyon strain Bd21 chromosome 4, Brachypodium_distachyon_v3.0, whole genome shotgun sequence genomic stretch:
- the LOC100845926 gene encoding uncharacterized protein LOC100845926: MDWKLKLSKSVPRLKNSPTSPTKAQLCDRQTLQKYGQVAAANYTETRRDETRSKNVKALCALPSKHLSYHSVPDLPSILLNRRSMPTDPHAAVSPSTAAARNSSSSSSSKMQKLLKSAFKRGESPSAAMGEETAELSPSAPGRTPSGRRVGRLRSNDAGDRSSRESVELDGSNKEVAAQLREAKIQPAYEAFPFEEKMKSPLLPVPSSSRFLSLLLLPRATDGSHTRYRSLEDTLARADAWLSSSRASGVPIRLASVQTEALLTKISGESTAATTVSDLGAHMSNASLYGFEDYHGVDIGVVRAVRLWYAPESPEPEPSEIAVEIGLRQGDTRLGFAISRTEEGFIHVSSVAEASTPGVASARSGLLELHAAARRAARLLVVSRVGGEKVLPWMVSTAGDVRCYDTVSLSQKLSLHRHALRPITLHFLGWDRSLQDDHHGGGCGGGQIASPPVLMLMPPPPPSPQEDEDDVDGSGGKHGSSFTFQNIGLPDSWL, from the exons ATGGATTGGAAGCTGAAGCTATCGAAGAGCGTGCCTAGGCTGAAGAACTCGCCTACGAGTCCGACTAAAG cTCAGCTGTGTGACAGACAGACATTACAAAAATATGGCCAAGTTGCGGCGGCCAATTATACCGAGACGAGACGAGACGAGACGAGATCCAAGAATGTTAAAGCCCTGTGCGCTCTACCTAGCAAGCATCTCTCGTATCACTCTGTCCCAGACCTTCCCTCCATTCTTCTCAACCGCCGATCGATGCCGACCGACCCGCATGCCGCCGTTTCACCGTCAACGGCAGCGGCAAGGaacagcagcagtagcagcagcagcaagatgcagaagctgctgaagtCGGCCTTCAAGCGCGGCGAGTCGCCGAGCGCTGCCATgggggaggagacggcggagcTCAGCCCATCGGCGCCTGGGCGGACGCCGTCGGGGAGGCGGGTCGGGCGGCTGCGGAGCAACGACGCCGGCGACCGGTCGAGCCGCGAGAGCGTTGAACTGGATG GATCCAAcaaggaggtggcggcgcagcTGCGTGAGGCGAAGATCCAGCCGGCGTACGAGGCGTTCCCGTtcgaggagaagatgaagtcgccgctgctgcccgTGCCTTCCTCAAGCCGGTTCCTGTCCCTGCTACTGCTGCCACGTGCCACGGACGGGTCCCACACCCGGTACAGGTCCCTGGAGGACACGCTGGCCCGGGCGGACGCGTGGCTGTCCTCGTCCCGCGCGTCCGGGGTGCCCATCCGTCTGGCCAGCGTGCAGACGGAGGCGCTCCTGACCAAGATCTCCGGCGAGTCCACGGCCGCCACCACCGTGTCCGACCTGGGCGCCCACATGTCCAACGCCAGCCTCTACGGCTTCGAGGACTACCACGGCGTCGACATCGGCGTCGTCCGCGCCGTCCGCCTCTGGTACGCGCCGGAatcgccggagccggagccgtcGGAGATCGCGGTGGAGATTGGGCTGCGGCAGGGGGACACGAGGCTGGGGTTCGCAATCAGCAGGACGGAGGAAGGGTTCATCCACGTGTCGTCGGTGGCGGAGGCTAGCACGCCGGGGGTGGCGTCCGCGAGGTcggggctgctggagctgcacgcggcggcgaggcgggcggcgaggctgCTGGTGGTGTCgagggtcggcggggagaagGTGCTGCCGTGGATGGTGTCCACGGCCGGGGACGTCAGGTGCTACGACACCGTGTCGCTCAGCCAGAAGCTCTCGCTGCACCGCCACGCGCTCAGGCCCATCACGCTGCACTTCCTCGGCTGGGACCGGAGCCTGCAGGATGaccaccacggcggcggctgcggcggcggccagatTGCCAGCCCGCCCGTGCTCATGCTcatgcccccgccgccgccttcgccgcaGGAAGATGAGGACGATGTGGATGGGTCGGGCGGCAAGCACGGCTCCTCGTTTACCTTCCAGAACATCGGCCTCCCGGATAGCTGGCTCTGA